The proteins below come from a single Antennarius striatus isolate MH-2024 chromosome 18, ASM4005453v1, whole genome shotgun sequence genomic window:
- the LOC137611743 gene encoding uncharacterized protein encodes MEYTLVLLMMIVVAPAVHGSSHLSFDNTTQANVTRDGCGTTKLCTESPTQCDPAPANNTCQFASFRSDMAMPPNGSTLNLERSGPTEGYVALELVSAANPNITQIFACARINDTFMFVTAERNATSNMTNNVERRVTNIRYKWSGMLVQCQYAIPNVNATTARAADTTFGVTLTSGTFDGTNLGSPMVQLAAGSLNLADPTLGSNTTNTNSTTSTNSTTSTNSTTNSTTAAPTNTTASSAANGLLCNAFLILLAVFSLSPLLGV; translated from the exons ATGGAATACACTTTGGTACTGCTGATGATGATCGTGGTGGCCCCGGCCGTCCATGGAAGTTCTCATTTATCTTTTGACAACACTACACAG GCAAACGTGACTCGGGATGGCTGTGGAACGACCAAACTGTGTACCGAATCCCCAACTCAATGCGACCCGGCGCCTGCCAACAACACCTGTCAGTTTGCGTCTTTTCGATCTGACATGGCGATGCCTCCCAATGGTTCCACGCTCAACCTCGAACGCTCAGGACCCACCGAGGGATACGTTGCGTTGGAACTTGTATCAGCTGCCAACCCG AACATCACCCAGATCTTCGCCTGCGCTCGGATCAACGACACGTTCATGTTTGTGACCGCGGAGCGGAACGCCACGAGCAACATGACCAATAATGTGGAGAGG cGTGTCACAAATATTCGATACAAGTGGAGTGGAATGCTGGTCCAGTGTCAGTACGCCATCCCAAATGTAAACGCCACCACAGCCAGAGCAGCCGACACCACCTTCGGGGTCACCCTCACCAGTGGAACGTTTGATGGAACCA ATCTTGGCTCCCCCATGGTCCAGCTGGCCGCCGGTTCTCTGAACCTGGCTGATCCAACCTTGGGCAGCAACACCACCAACACTAACAGCACCACCAGCACCAACAGCACCACCAGCACCAACAGCACCACCAACAGCACCACAGCCGCTCCCACCAACACCACCGCATCATCAGCTGCCAATGGGCTTCTCTGCAACG CTTTCCTGATCCTGCTGGCCGTCTTCTCACTGTCCCCCCTGCTTGGAGTCTGA
- the hnrnpc gene encoding heterogeneous nuclear ribonucleoproteins C1/C2 isoform X2 has translation MDRSASLMASSNVTNKTDPRSLNSRVFIGNLNTLLVTKADVEAIFSKYGKIVGCSIHKGYAFVQYANERNARAAVGGEDGRMIVGQVLDINLAGEPKPHRSKPTKRSAGDMFSSSSSFDLDYDFQRDYYDRMYSYPSRVPAPPPALSRAVIPPKRPRMSMSGGSSRRTKSSFSSSSKSSPRISSSKQIKSDELQTIKRELTQIKSKVDDLLDCLERMEKDHSKKSVKSIKTEPGEVTSPPHPSNKKDDGLKRDRESQVLNDSDDDEDDDEEEGDLLEEEEVKSQDREDEDEEEEGEHVEGDNDGDSINGEDDS, from the exons ATGGA TCGTTCCGCCAGCCTGATGGCCAGCAGCAACGTCACCAACAAGACGGACCCACGCTCCCTCAACTCGCGGGTCTTCATCGGCAACCTGAACACCCTGCTGGTCACCAAGGCAGATGTCGAGGCCATCTTCTCCAAATACGGAAAGATTGTAGGTTGTTCCATCCACAAAGGCTACGCCTTTGTTCAGTACGCCAACGAGAGGAACGCCCGGGCCGCCGTCGGGGGGGAGGACGGGAGGATGATCGTCGGACAAGTGCTTG acatcAACCTGGCTGGTGAACCCAAACCCCACCGGTCAAAACCAACTAAACGTTCAGCTGGAGACATGTTCAG CAGCAGTTCGTCCTTTGACCTGGACTACGACTTTCAGAGAGATTATTATGACAG AATGTACTCGTACCCATCCCGGGTTCCCGCTCCCCCTCCCGCCTTGTCTCGGGCCGTGATCCCACCCAAGCGCCCGCGGATGAGCATGAGCGGAGGAAGCAGCCGGCGCACCAAGAGCAGCTTCTCATCTTCCTCTAAGAGCAGTCCGAGGATCTCCTCGTCCAAACAGA TAAAATCGGACGAGTTGCAGACAATCAAGCGGGAGTTGACCCAAATCAAAAGCAAGGTGGACGACCTGCTAGATTGCCTGGAGCGCATGGAGAAAGACCACAGCAAGAAGTCTG TTAAGAGCATAAAAACTGAGCCGGGAGAAGTGACCTCACCTCCACACCCCAGCAACAAGAAAGACGACGggctgaagagagacagagagagccaGGTGCTGAACGACTCGGATGACGATGAAGACGATGACGAGGAGGAGGGAGACCtgctggaagaggaggag GTAAAGAGTCAAGATcgagaggatgaagatgaagaggaggaaggagagcaCGTGGAAGGTGACAACGACGGCGACAGCATCAACGGTGAGGACGACTCGTAG
- the hnrnpc gene encoding heterogeneous nuclear ribonucleoproteins C1/C2 isoform X1, producing MDRSASLMASSNVTNKTDPRSLNSRVFIGNLNTLLVTKADVEAIFSKYGKIVGCSIHKGYAFVQYANERNARAAVGGEDGRMIVGQVLDINLAGEPKPHRSKPTKRSAGDMFSSSSSFDLDYDFQRDYYDRMYSYPSRVPAPPPALSRAVIPPKRPRMSMSGGSSRRTKSSFSSSSKSSPRISSSKQIKSDELQTIKRELTQIKSKVDDLLDCLERMEKDHSKKSEVKSIKTEPGEVTSPPHPSNKKDDGLKRDRESQVLNDSDDDEDDDEEEGDLLEEEEVKSQDREDEDEEEEGEHVEGDNDGDSINGEDDS from the exons ATGGA TCGTTCCGCCAGCCTGATGGCCAGCAGCAACGTCACCAACAAGACGGACCCACGCTCCCTCAACTCGCGGGTCTTCATCGGCAACCTGAACACCCTGCTGGTCACCAAGGCAGATGTCGAGGCCATCTTCTCCAAATACGGAAAGATTGTAGGTTGTTCCATCCACAAAGGCTACGCCTTTGTTCAGTACGCCAACGAGAGGAACGCCCGGGCCGCCGTCGGGGGGGAGGACGGGAGGATGATCGTCGGACAAGTGCTTG acatcAACCTGGCTGGTGAACCCAAACCCCACCGGTCAAAACCAACTAAACGTTCAGCTGGAGACATGTTCAG CAGCAGTTCGTCCTTTGACCTGGACTACGACTTTCAGAGAGATTATTATGACAG AATGTACTCGTACCCATCCCGGGTTCCCGCTCCCCCTCCCGCCTTGTCTCGGGCCGTGATCCCACCCAAGCGCCCGCGGATGAGCATGAGCGGAGGAAGCAGCCGGCGCACCAAGAGCAGCTTCTCATCTTCCTCTAAGAGCAGTCCGAGGATCTCCTCGTCCAAACAGA TAAAATCGGACGAGTTGCAGACAATCAAGCGGGAGTTGACCCAAATCAAAAGCAAGGTGGACGACCTGCTAGATTGCCTGGAGCGCATGGAGAAAGACCACAGCAAGAAGTCTG AAGTTAAGAGCATAAAAACTGAGCCGGGAGAAGTGACCTCACCTCCACACCCCAGCAACAAGAAAGACGACGggctgaagagagacagagagagccaGGTGCTGAACGACTCGGATGACGATGAAGACGATGACGAGGAGGAGGGAGACCtgctggaagaggaggag GTAAAGAGTCAAGATcgagaggatgaagatgaagaggaggaaggagagcaCGTGGAAGGTGACAACGACGGCGACAGCATCAACGGTGAGGACGACTCGTAG
- the hnrnpc gene encoding heterogeneous nuclear ribonucleoproteins C1/C2 isoform X4 translates to MDRSASLMASSNVTNKTDPRSLNSRVFIGNLNTLLVTKADVEAIFSKYGKIVGCSIHKGYAFVQYANERNARAAVGGEDGRMIVGQVLDINLAGEPKPHRSKPTKRSAGDMFSSSSFDLDYDFQRDYYDRMYSYPSRVPAPPPALSRAVIPPKRPRMSMSGGSSRRTKSSFSSSSKSSPRISSSKQIKSDELQTIKRELTQIKSKVDDLLDCLERMEKDHSKKSVKSIKTEPGEVTSPPHPSNKKDDGLKRDRESQVLNDSDDDEDDDEEEGDLLEEEEVKSQDREDEDEEEEGEHVEGDNDGDSINGEDDS, encoded by the exons ATGGA TCGTTCCGCCAGCCTGATGGCCAGCAGCAACGTCACCAACAAGACGGACCCACGCTCCCTCAACTCGCGGGTCTTCATCGGCAACCTGAACACCCTGCTGGTCACCAAGGCAGATGTCGAGGCCATCTTCTCCAAATACGGAAAGATTGTAGGTTGTTCCATCCACAAAGGCTACGCCTTTGTTCAGTACGCCAACGAGAGGAACGCCCGGGCCGCCGTCGGGGGGGAGGACGGGAGGATGATCGTCGGACAAGTGCTTG acatcAACCTGGCTGGTGAACCCAAACCCCACCGGTCAAAACCAACTAAACGTTCAGCTGGAGACATGTTCAG CAGTTCGTCCTTTGACCTGGACTACGACTTTCAGAGAGATTATTATGACAG AATGTACTCGTACCCATCCCGGGTTCCCGCTCCCCCTCCCGCCTTGTCTCGGGCCGTGATCCCACCCAAGCGCCCGCGGATGAGCATGAGCGGAGGAAGCAGCCGGCGCACCAAGAGCAGCTTCTCATCTTCCTCTAAGAGCAGTCCGAGGATCTCCTCGTCCAAACAGA TAAAATCGGACGAGTTGCAGACAATCAAGCGGGAGTTGACCCAAATCAAAAGCAAGGTGGACGACCTGCTAGATTGCCTGGAGCGCATGGAGAAAGACCACAGCAAGAAGTCTG TTAAGAGCATAAAAACTGAGCCGGGAGAAGTGACCTCACCTCCACACCCCAGCAACAAGAAAGACGACGggctgaagagagacagagagagccaGGTGCTGAACGACTCGGATGACGATGAAGACGATGACGAGGAGGAGGGAGACCtgctggaagaggaggag GTAAAGAGTCAAGATcgagaggatgaagatgaagaggaggaaggagagcaCGTGGAAGGTGACAACGACGGCGACAGCATCAACGGTGAGGACGACTCGTAG
- the hnrnpc gene encoding heterogeneous nuclear ribonucleoproteins C1/C2 isoform X3 produces the protein MDRSASLMASSNVTNKTDPRSLNSRVFIGNLNTLLVTKADVEAIFSKYGKIVGCSIHKGYAFVQYANERNARAAVGGEDGRMIVGQVLDINLAGEPKPHRSKPTKRSAGDMFSSSSFDLDYDFQRDYYDRMYSYPSRVPAPPPALSRAVIPPKRPRMSMSGGSSRRTKSSFSSSSKSSPRISSSKQIKSDELQTIKRELTQIKSKVDDLLDCLERMEKDHSKKSEVKSIKTEPGEVTSPPHPSNKKDDGLKRDRESQVLNDSDDDEDDDEEEGDLLEEEEVKSQDREDEDEEEEGEHVEGDNDGDSINGEDDS, from the exons ATGGA TCGTTCCGCCAGCCTGATGGCCAGCAGCAACGTCACCAACAAGACGGACCCACGCTCCCTCAACTCGCGGGTCTTCATCGGCAACCTGAACACCCTGCTGGTCACCAAGGCAGATGTCGAGGCCATCTTCTCCAAATACGGAAAGATTGTAGGTTGTTCCATCCACAAAGGCTACGCCTTTGTTCAGTACGCCAACGAGAGGAACGCCCGGGCCGCCGTCGGGGGGGAGGACGGGAGGATGATCGTCGGACAAGTGCTTG acatcAACCTGGCTGGTGAACCCAAACCCCACCGGTCAAAACCAACTAAACGTTCAGCTGGAGACATGTTCAG CAGTTCGTCCTTTGACCTGGACTACGACTTTCAGAGAGATTATTATGACAG AATGTACTCGTACCCATCCCGGGTTCCCGCTCCCCCTCCCGCCTTGTCTCGGGCCGTGATCCCACCCAAGCGCCCGCGGATGAGCATGAGCGGAGGAAGCAGCCGGCGCACCAAGAGCAGCTTCTCATCTTCCTCTAAGAGCAGTCCGAGGATCTCCTCGTCCAAACAGA TAAAATCGGACGAGTTGCAGACAATCAAGCGGGAGTTGACCCAAATCAAAAGCAAGGTGGACGACCTGCTAGATTGCCTGGAGCGCATGGAGAAAGACCACAGCAAGAAGTCTG AAGTTAAGAGCATAAAAACTGAGCCGGGAGAAGTGACCTCACCTCCACACCCCAGCAACAAGAAAGACGACGggctgaagagagacagagagagccaGGTGCTGAACGACTCGGATGACGATGAAGACGATGACGAGGAGGAGGGAGACCtgctggaagaggaggag GTAAAGAGTCAAGATcgagaggatgaagatgaagaggaggaaggagagcaCGTGGAAGGTGACAACGACGGCGACAGCATCAACGGTGAGGACGACTCGTAG